The following are from one region of the Etheostoma spectabile isolate EspeVRDwgs_2016 chromosome 15, UIUC_Espe_1.0, whole genome shotgun sequence genome:
- the LOC116703412 gene encoding serine/threonine-protein phosphatase 4 catalytic subunit B: protein MCVTMGDISDLDRQIEQLRRCELIKENEVKALCAKAREILVEESNVQRVDSPVTVCGDIHGQFYDLKELFRVGGDVPETNYLFMGDFVDRGFYSVETFLLLLALKVRYPDRITLIRGNHESRQITQVYGFYDECLRKYGSVTVWRYCTEIFDYLSLSAIIDGKIFCVHGGLSPSIQTLDQIRTIDRKQEVPHDGPMCDLLWSDPEDTTGWGVSPRGAGYLFGSDVVAQFNAANDIHMICRAHQLVMEGYKWHFNETVLTVWSAPNYCYRCGNVAAILELDEHLQREFIIFEAAPQETRGIPSKKPVADYFL, encoded by the exons ATGTGTGTCACAATGGGGGACATCAGTGACCTGGACCGACAGATAGAGCAGCTCCGACGTTGTGAGCTTATTAAAGAAAATGAAGTCAAGGCACTGTGTGCCAAAGCCAG AGAGATTCTGGTTGAAGAAAGCAATGTCCAGAGAGTAGACTCTCCTGTCACA GTGTGTGGGGATATACATGGTCAGTTCTATGACTTGAAGGAGCTGTTTAGA GTTGGCGGCGATGTTCCAGAGACAAATTATCTCTTCATGGGTGACTTTGTGGACAGAGGCTTTTACAGTGTAGAGACTTTCCTTCTTCTGCTAGCTCTTaag GTGCGATATCCAGACAGGATAACCTTGATTCGGGGAAACCATGAGTCCCGGCAAATCACCCAGGTCTACGGCTTCTACGATGAGTGCCTCCGCAAGTACGGCTCAGTCACAGTCTGGAGATACTGCACTGAGATATTTGACTACTTGTCCCTTTCCGCTATCATTGATGGCAAG attttctgtGTGCACGGTGGCTTGTCCCCGTCCATCCAGACGCTGGACCAGATCCGGACCATTGACAGAAAACAGGAAGTTCCCCATGATGGCCCTATGTGTGACCTCCTGTGGTCAGACCCTGAAG ACACCACAGGGTGGGGGGTGAGTCCCAGAGGTGCTGGCTACTTGTTTGGAAGCGATGTAGTGGCCCAGTTCAACGCCGCCAACGACATCCACATGATCTGTCGAGCACACCAGCTGGTCATGGAGGGCTACAAGTGGCACTTCAATGAGACGGTGCTCACTGTATGGTCAGCACCCAACTACTGCTACAG ATGTGGCAACGTGGCAGCCATCTTGGAGCTCGATGAGCATCTACAGCGGGAGTTTATCATATTTGAGGCGGCACCGCAAGAGACCAGAGGCATCCCCTCCAAGAAGCCAGTAGCCGACTATTTCCTGTGA